The Bryobacteraceae bacterium genome includes a window with the following:
- a CDS encoding transposase encodes MPRKARFVAPGLPHHITQRGNNRQTVFFNDKDRLAWLERLFEYFGKYQVRILAYCLMDNHVHIVAVPPDQESLARAMGRLQSDFSRAANFLRNGCGHLWQERFYSSALDDAATMAVMAYVERNPVRAGMVAEAWRYRWSTAAIHLNGKDPSGRIDLSAWARHYTPERWREVLRFGINEEAWMERLRQATLRGLPFGSESFVEQLSRQFERDLHMRPRGRPPAKPDRLLAAVS; translated from the coding sequence ATGCCGCGCAAAGCCCGTTTCGTCGCGCCGGGGTTGCCGCATCACATCACGCAGAGAGGCAACAACCGGCAAACGGTGTTCTTCAATGACAAGGACCGCCTCGCCTGGCTGGAGCGCCTCTTCGAGTATTTCGGCAAGTACCAGGTTCGCATTCTGGCGTACTGCCTGATGGACAACCACGTTCACATCGTGGCGGTGCCGCCGGACCAGGAGTCTTTGGCCAGGGCCATGGGACGGCTGCAATCGGATTTCTCGCGTGCTGCCAATTTCCTGCGCAACGGATGCGGCCACCTTTGGCAGGAACGCTTCTACTCCAGCGCTCTCGACGATGCGGCCACCATGGCCGTGATGGCGTATGTTGAGCGGAATCCCGTGCGGGCAGGCATGGTCGCGGAGGCGTGGCGCTATCGCTGGTCGACTGCTGCCATCCACCTGAACGGCAAGGATCCCTCGGGCAGGATTGATTTGTCTGCGTGGGCCCGCCACTACACGCCCGAGCGCTGGCGCGAGGTCCTCCGGTTTGGAATCAACGAGGAGGCCTGGATGGAGCGCCTCCGGCAGGCCACTCTGAGAGGACTTCCATTCGGGTCGGAGTCCTTTGTCGAACAGCTCAGCCGGCAGTTCGAACGCGATCTGCATATGCGGCCGCGCGGACGTCCGCCCGCAAAACCAGACCGCCTGCTCGCGGCCGTCTCCTGA
- a CDS encoding adenylosuccinate lyase, with protein MIARYTRPEMGRIWSDQNRFQQWLEVELATAEVLAERGEVPAEAARLLREHAAFSVERIREIEAEVRHDVIAFTTCVAETMKAKGHGEASRWLHYGLTSNDVVDTAQALLLKQSAGLILAGMDRLAGVLRRRAFEFKDTLAIGRTHGVHAEPITFGLKLALWYDECLRARGRVEAAAEDLRFGKLSGAVGNLAHLAPEAEQAICERLGLKAAPVASQVISRDRHAALVSALALVCALCEKIALEIRHLQRTEVREAEEPFAEGAQKGSSAMPHKRNPVVSEQICGLARVVRANLQAAFENIALWHERDISHSSVERVILPDSCILTDYLLDRTVWLVEGMRVFPERMKRNLDMTKGLVFSGQLLLDLTAAGMLREDAYRLVQREAMKAWREEGDFRAAIEQHPDIRKYLTPEQIQHSFSPERQLRHVDAIFVRVFGEGGNAGR; from the coding sequence ATGATTGCGCGTTACACCCGCCCCGAAATGGGGCGCATCTGGAGCGACCAAAACCGGTTTCAGCAGTGGCTGGAGGTCGAACTGGCGACTGCGGAAGTTCTGGCTGAACGGGGCGAGGTGCCCGCTGAGGCGGCGCGGCTGCTGCGCGAGCATGCTGCGTTCAGCGTGGAGCGGATCCGGGAGATCGAAGCGGAGGTCCGCCACGACGTGATCGCCTTCACTACTTGCGTAGCAGAGACGATGAAGGCCAAAGGGCATGGCGAGGCTTCGCGGTGGCTGCACTATGGTCTTACTTCGAATGATGTAGTAGATACAGCGCAGGCGCTGCTTCTGAAGCAGTCCGCCGGGTTGATCCTGGCGGGAATGGACCGTCTGGCGGGGGTGCTGCGCCGCCGCGCGTTCGAGTTCAAGGACACGCTGGCGATTGGGCGCACGCATGGGGTGCATGCCGAGCCGATCACGTTCGGCTTGAAGCTGGCTTTGTGGTACGACGAGTGTCTGCGCGCCCGCGGCCGGGTGGAGGCTGCGGCTGAGGATCTGCGGTTCGGAAAGCTGTCGGGCGCGGTGGGGAATCTGGCGCATCTGGCGCCGGAGGCGGAACAGGCGATCTGCGAGCGGCTTGGACTGAAAGCGGCGCCTGTGGCGAGCCAGGTGATTTCGCGGGACCGGCATGCGGCGCTGGTGAGCGCTCTGGCGCTGGTATGCGCCCTGTGCGAGAAGATTGCGCTGGAGATCCGGCACCTGCAGAGAACGGAGGTGCGCGAGGCGGAGGAGCCGTTCGCCGAGGGGGCGCAGAAGGGTTCGAGCGCAATGCCGCACAAGCGGAACCCGGTCGTGTCCGAGCAGATCTGCGGGCTGGCGCGGGTGGTGCGCGCCAACCTGCAGGCGGCGTTTGAAAACATCGCGCTGTGGCACGAGAGGGACATTTCGCACTCGAGCGTGGAACGGGTGATTCTGCCGGACTCCTGCATTCTCACCGACTATCTGCTGGACCGGACGGTTTGGCTGGTGGAGGGGATGCGCGTCTTCCCCGAGCGGATGAAACGCAACCTGGACATGACGAAGGGGCTGGTGTTCTCCGGGCAGCTGCTGCTGGATCTGACCGCGGCGGGGATGCTGAGAGAGGACGCCTACCGGCTGGTGCAGAGGGAGGCGATGAAGGCGTGGCGGGAGGAGGGCGACTTCCGCGCCGCCATCGAGCAGCATCCTGACATCCGCAAGTATCTGACTCCAGAGCAGATCCAGCATTCCTTCTCGCCGGAGCGGCAATTGCGGCACGTGGATGCGATCTTCGTGCGGGTGTTCGGGGAGGGCGGGAACGCGGGTAGATGA
- the ttcA gene encoding tRNA 2-thiocytidine biosynthesis protein TtcA, which yields MELEKAILRRVGQAVTRFGMIREGDRIAVGFSGGKDSFTLLSALLLLQKRAPVRFSVCAFTIDQGKFLSPVEPFRDWMREQGVEWTCRVDNPSLRLLAEQPDHGCDLCSRFRRRAVYALARELGANVIALGHTADDLCESFLRNAMFTGRLAALPPVVWSRKREFRLIRPLIYVTEDLTRAWAEASGAPVIPCGCSLKTGTVRRSLRSILAELEQEHPHLKGTLLNALGNVEVSRLLDARYFQAEEEGQPAEAGPLPVLHDPAFTEL from the coding sequence TTGGAGCTCGAAAAAGCCATTCTGCGCCGGGTGGGGCAGGCCGTCACGCGGTTCGGCATGATCCGCGAGGGCGACCGTATCGCGGTGGGTTTCTCCGGCGGCAAAGATTCCTTCACCCTGCTTTCGGCGCTGCTGCTGCTGCAGAAACGCGCGCCGGTGCGGTTCAGCGTCTGCGCCTTCACGATCGACCAGGGCAAGTTCCTGTCGCCGGTCGAGCCGTTCCGCGATTGGATGCGCGAGCAGGGGGTCGAGTGGACCTGCCGCGTGGACAATCCTTCGCTGCGGCTGCTGGCGGAGCAGCCGGATCACGGGTGCGACCTGTGCAGCCGGTTCCGGCGGCGGGCGGTGTATGCGCTGGCCCGCGAGCTGGGAGCGAATGTGATTGCGCTCGGGCACACGGCGGACGACCTGTGCGAGTCGTTCCTGCGGAACGCGATGTTCACGGGCCGTCTGGCGGCGCTGCCGCCGGTGGTGTGGTCGCGGAAGCGCGAGTTCCGCCTGATCCGTCCGCTCATTTACGTGACGGAGGATTTGACCCGCGCCTGGGCGGAAGCCTCCGGAGCGCCGGTGATTCCCTGCGGCTGCTCGCTGAAGACGGGCACGGTGCGGAGGTCGCTGCGCAGCATTCTGGCCGAGCTCGAACAGGAGCATCCCCACCTGAAGGGGACGCTGTTGAATGCTCTGGGCAATGTGGAAGTCAGCCGCCTGCTGGACGCCCGCTATTTCCAGGCAGAAGAAGAAGGGCAGCCCGCCGAAGCCGGCCCTCTGCCCGTTTTGCATGACCCCGCATTCACAGAGTTGTAA
- the gluQ gene encoding glutamyl-Q tRNA(Asp) synthetase — translation MYRGRFAPSPTGPLHFGSLVAAVCSWLDARAHGGEWLVRIEDVDESRCRPHWGDEILRTLERFGLFWDGSVVWQTQRKEAYRHALERLRRAGLAYPCCCTRRESAGRYSGRCRQGLPPGAGARAWRFRVESGVVAFEDRWQGRFEQDVEAEAGDFVLLRADGCFAYQLAVVVDDAEQGVTHVVRGADLLDSTPRQILLQRALGCPQPRYMHHPVAVDGDGRKLSKQNRAPALDPAQDAENLGRALAFLGLAPRPGLSAGELTAWAVEQWRRRWAEVQPAAPSFSPSPGPNDCSAR, via the coding sequence ATGTACCGCGGGCGGTTTGCTCCTTCTCCGACAGGACCGCTGCATTTCGGGTCGCTGGTGGCGGCGGTGTGCTCCTGGCTGGATGCACGGGCGCACGGCGGCGAGTGGCTGGTGCGCATCGAAGACGTCGACGAATCGCGCTGCCGCCCGCACTGGGGAGACGAGATCCTGCGCACGCTGGAGCGGTTCGGGCTGTTCTGGGACGGGTCCGTGGTCTGGCAGACGCAGCGGAAGGAAGCGTACCGGCATGCGCTGGAGAGGCTCAGGCGCGCGGGGCTGGCGTATCCGTGCTGCTGCACGCGGCGCGAATCAGCGGGGCGGTATTCCGGGCGCTGCCGGCAGGGGCTGCCGCCCGGCGCCGGAGCCCGGGCGTGGCGGTTCCGGGTCGAGTCCGGCGTGGTCGCCTTCGAGGACCGCTGGCAGGGGAGGTTCGAGCAGGACGTGGAAGCGGAGGCTGGCGATTTCGTGCTGCTCCGCGCCGATGGCTGTTTCGCCTATCAACTGGCGGTCGTCGTGGATGACGCCGAGCAGGGCGTCACGCACGTCGTGCGGGGAGCGGACCTGCTGGATTCGACGCCGCGCCAGATCCTGCTGCAGCGGGCGCTGGGCTGTCCGCAGCCCCGCTACATGCACCATCCTGTGGCCGTGGACGGGGACGGGCGCAAACTCAGCAAACAGAACCGCGCGCCGGCGCTGGATCCGGCTCAGGACGCGGAGAACCTGGGCCGCGCGCTGGCGTTTCTCGGGCTGGCTCCTCGGCCGGGTTTGTCTGCGGGCGAGCTGACGGCGTGGGCGGTTGAACAATGGCGGCGACGATGGGCGGAGGTTCAGCCCGCGGCGCCTTCCTTTTCTCCCTCGCCCGGCCCGAACGATTGCAGCGCCAGATAG
- a CDS encoding molecular chaperone → MRLGIDFGTTRIVAAAADRGNYPVVAFECPDGTAREWAPPLIAVQQGKRLYGWDAWAAQGAEGATVIRSIKRVLAYSGPETLVELAGETVRLGTLLAELLAWLRDVLLHRSSLPRRGADSLEVLLGVPANANSNQRFLTAESFRAAGFRVLGLLNEPSAASVEFSHRLGADGHSVPQRILVYDLGGGTFDASLVYRDGQAHIVEATESIPTLGGDDFDDVLATLALEKAGLAEQRDSLSQAEEFLLLEECREKKESLHPNTRRLMIDLDRVRAGWPVVAVPVAEYYEQLAPLVEETLHATEDLLERAPDTAPVTLYITGGASELPLVSRLLRERFGRRVKRSAYTRAATAIGLAIQASAHAPAALRERFTRFFGVWREAEEGRVIVFDPLFEQGLELPAPGAPPLSRTRRYSPAHNIGHFRYLECSHRGPSGEPAGDVTSWDEIRFPFDPRLASVADLEKIPVERSQEAMRQLIEETYSVDSSGSVTVVIANLTAGYRREYRLGQWAAAQKTIRRTQPAARGRRRAAPR, encoded by the coding sequence ATGCGCCTTGGCATCGATTTCGGCACAACGCGGATCGTGGCGGCTGCCGCAGACCGCGGCAACTATCCCGTTGTGGCGTTCGAGTGCCCGGACGGGACGGCGCGCGAGTGGGCGCCTCCGCTGATCGCCGTGCAGCAGGGCAAGCGGCTGTACGGATGGGACGCCTGGGCCGCGCAAGGCGCCGAGGGCGCGACGGTGATCCGCTCCATCAAGCGCGTGCTGGCGTACTCGGGGCCTGAGACGCTGGTGGAGCTGGCCGGGGAGACCGTGCGGCTGGGGACGCTGCTGGCTGAACTGCTCGCCTGGCTGAGGGATGTGCTGCTGCACCGATCCTCGCTGCCGAGGCGCGGAGCGGATTCGCTGGAAGTGCTGCTGGGCGTGCCGGCCAATGCGAACTCGAACCAGCGGTTTCTGACGGCGGAGAGTTTCCGCGCGGCGGGATTCCGCGTGCTCGGGCTTCTCAACGAGCCCTCGGCGGCGAGCGTCGAGTTCTCGCACCGCCTGGGCGCAGACGGGCATTCCGTGCCGCAGCGGATTCTCGTCTACGACCTCGGCGGGGGCACGTTTGATGCGTCGCTTGTGTACCGCGACGGGCAGGCGCACATTGTGGAGGCGACGGAGAGCATCCCCACGCTGGGCGGCGACGATTTCGACGACGTGCTGGCGACGCTGGCGCTCGAGAAGGCGGGTCTTGCAGAACAGCGCGATTCGCTGTCGCAGGCAGAAGAGTTTCTCCTGCTGGAAGAGTGCCGCGAGAAGAAGGAGTCGCTGCACCCCAACACGCGCCGGCTGATGATCGATCTGGACCGCGTGCGCGCGGGGTGGCCGGTGGTGGCGGTGCCGGTGGCGGAGTATTACGAGCAGCTGGCGCCGCTGGTGGAGGAGACTCTGCACGCCACGGAAGACCTGCTGGAGCGGGCTCCGGACACGGCGCCGGTGACGCTTTACATCACGGGCGGCGCGAGCGAGCTGCCGCTGGTGAGCCGGCTGCTGCGGGAGCGGTTCGGGAGGCGCGTGAAACGCTCCGCCTACACGCGCGCCGCCACGGCGATCGGCCTCGCCATTCAGGCCTCGGCCCATGCGCCGGCGGCGCTGCGGGAGCGGTTTACGCGGTTTTTCGGCGTCTGGCGCGAGGCCGAAGAGGGGCGCGTGATCGTGTTCGATCCGCTGTTCGAACAGGGACTGGAGCTGCCTGCGCCGGGCGCGCCGCCGCTCAGCCGGACGCGCCGCTACTCGCCCGCCCACAACATCGGGCACTTCCGGTATCTGGAGTGTTCGCACCGCGGTCCTTCGGGCGAGCCCGCCGGAGACGTCACCTCCTGGGACGAGATCCGTTTTCCGTTCGATCCCCGGCTGGCCTCGGTGGCGGATCTTGAGAAGATCCCCGTGGAGCGGAGCCAGGAGGCGATGCGTCAGCTGATCGAAGAGACATACTCGGTGGATTCCAGCGGCTCGGTGACCGTGGTGATTGCGAACCTGACCGCCGGTTACCGCCGCGAGTACCGCCTCGGCCAGTGGGCGGCGGCGCAGAAGACGATCCGCCGCACGCAGCCTGCCGCCCGCGGACGCCGCCGCGCCGCCCCGCGCTAG
- a CDS encoding YajQ family cyclic di-GMP-binding protein produces MPDNSFDIVSRVEMPEVSNAIHQAMKEISQRYDLKGSKSHIELNEKEHKIIVSSSDDFHLKAVVEVLQGKLVKRNVPLKALSYGAVQPAAGSTVRQEISLQQGIPIEKAREIVKAIKDTKKKVQASIQGDLVRVSGKDRDTLQEIIAMLRQRDFGIDMQFTNYRTN; encoded by the coding sequence ATGCCCGACAACAGCTTTGACATCGTCTCCCGAGTCGAAATGCCCGAGGTGTCCAACGCCATCCATCAGGCGATGAAGGAGATCAGCCAGCGCTACGACCTCAAGGGCTCGAAAAGCCACATCGAGCTGAACGAGAAGGAGCACAAGATCATCGTGTCCTCCTCTGACGACTTCCACCTGAAGGCCGTCGTCGAGGTCCTCCAGGGCAAGCTCGTCAAACGCAACGTGCCCCTGAAGGCTCTCTCCTACGGCGCGGTCCAGCCCGCCGCCGGCAGCACCGTGCGCCAGGAAATTTCCCTCCAGCAGGGCATCCCCATCGAGAAGGCCCGCGAGATCGTCAAGGCCATCAAGGACACCAAAAAGAAGGTGCAGGCCTCCATCCAGGGCGATCTGGTCCGCGTCTCCGGCAAGGATCGCGACACGCTGCAGGAAATCATCGCCATGCTGCGGCAGCGGGACTTCGGCATCGACATGCAGTTCACCAACTACCGCACCAACTGA
- the phoR gene encoding PAS domain-containing sensor histidine kinase, translating into MPNRPRTVRSPLFRKILVGACLIVFAMGGLADLLMSRYTQQSEEGAVQRSLLAAARILARELESLSSDVLSDWVHDTDRRLAARVTIVALDGAVLAESRREPGSMENHARRPEIEAAIRNGLGVAKRHSTSVNRDFLYLAVPARLSGGSPVVVRLAAPLETIQSAVSENRWRILRTTLVLAFAVLVAAYVFTRSLTRRIHRIQGAAEALAAGDFEDGLAMQDSGKDELGALAASLHRMAGNLLEMVDLVRAESARRDAILSSMREGVLAVDQSLRITFCNEAFLQAVAVRQTPDPGTPLEQVSPDNALLEPLWQVLEQGETVRAKISFPATPGRSYELYAKPLELNRQKGALAILHDVTEIERLERVRRDFVANVSHELRTPLTAIRGYAETLLDGAIDDAEHNRKFLEVIRSNAIRLTNIASDLLVLSELEQHRASQEATEAVPVQAVIETAIRTVESSARIRQIRIQSQPTDLCVRALRFRLEQALVNLVDNAVKFSPPDTEVRIECNRTVDGMVEIHVIDQGIGIPEEDLPRIFERFYRVDKARSREAGGTGLGLSIVKHIAELFGGGVRVKSRLNEGSTFTLSFPAA; encoded by the coding sequence ATGCCGAACCGCCCGCGCACCGTCCGCAGTCCGCTGTTCCGCAAGATCCTCGTCGGCGCTTGCCTGATCGTGTTCGCCATGGGCGGGCTTGCCGACCTGCTGATGTCGCGTTACACGCAACAGAGCGAGGAGGGCGCGGTGCAGCGCAGCCTTCTGGCAGCAGCGCGGATCCTGGCCCGCGAACTGGAGTCTCTTTCTTCTGACGTGCTGTCGGACTGGGTGCATGACACCGACCGGCGGCTGGCGGCGCGCGTGACCATCGTGGCGCTCGATGGCGCAGTGCTGGCCGAATCGCGCCGCGAGCCGGGCTCGATGGAGAACCATGCCCGGCGGCCTGAAATCGAGGCCGCGATCCGGAACGGACTCGGCGTCGCCAAACGTCACAGCACCAGCGTGAACCGGGATTTCCTTTATCTGGCCGTGCCGGCGCGTCTCAGCGGCGGTTCGCCTGTGGTGGTGCGCCTGGCTGCGCCGCTGGAGACGATCCAGAGCGCGGTCAGCGAGAACCGGTGGCGGATCTTGCGAACGACCCTTGTGTTGGCGTTCGCCGTGCTGGTGGCCGCCTACGTGTTCACGCGCTCCCTGACACGGCGCATCCACCGCATCCAGGGCGCTGCCGAGGCGCTAGCGGCCGGGGATTTCGAAGACGGTCTCGCCATGCAGGATTCGGGCAAAGACGAACTGGGCGCGCTGGCGGCCTCGCTGCACCGCATGGCGGGCAATCTGCTCGAGATGGTCGATCTTGTGCGCGCGGAATCGGCGCGGCGCGATGCGATTCTGTCCAGCATGCGCGAGGGCGTGCTGGCCGTGGACCAATCGCTGCGGATCACGTTCTGCAACGAAGCGTTCCTGCAGGCGGTGGCCGTGAGGCAGACGCCCGATCCGGGCACGCCACTCGAGCAGGTTTCGCCCGACAACGCGCTGCTCGAGCCGCTGTGGCAGGTGCTCGAGCAGGGCGAGACCGTGCGCGCGAAGATCTCGTTTCCCGCCACTCCCGGCCGCAGCTACGAGCTGTACGCCAAGCCGCTGGAGCTCAACCGGCAGAAGGGCGCGCTGGCCATTCTGCACGACGTGACGGAGATCGAAAGGCTCGAGCGGGTGCGGCGCGATTTCGTCGCCAATGTCTCGCACGAGCTGCGCACGCCGCTCACCGCGATCCGCGGCTATGCAGAGACGCTGCTGGACGGAGCGATCGACGACGCGGAGCACAACCGCAAGTTCCTCGAAGTGATCCGGTCCAATGCCATCCGGCTGACGAACATCGCCTCCGATCTTCTCGTACTGAGCGAGCTGGAGCAGCACCGCGCCTCGCAGGAGGCGACAGAAGCGGTGCCCGTGCAGGCGGTGATCGAGACCGCGATCCGCACGGTGGAATCCTCAGCGCGGATCCGGCAGATCCGGATCCAATCCCAGCCCACGGATCTCTGCGTGCGCGCGCTGCGCTTCCGGCTCGAGCAGGCTCTGGTGAACCTGGTGGACAACGCCGTGAAGTTCAGCCCGCCGGACACCGAGGTGCGGATCGAGTGCAACCGCACGGTTGACGGGATGGTGGAGATCCACGTCATCGATCAGGGCATCGGCATCCCGGAAGAGGACCTGCCGCGGATCTTCGAGCGCTTCTACCGCGTCGACAAGGCCCGTTCGCGCGAAGCAGGCGGCACGGGCCTGGGACTGTCGATCGTCAAGCATATCGCAGAGCTGTTCGGCGGCGGCGTGCGGGTGAAAAGCAGGCTGAACGAGGGCTCGACCTTCACGCTCAGCTTCCCGGCTGCATGA
- the rsmB gene encoding ribosomal RNA small subunit methyltransferase B, with translation MSPARRAAFDVLARVERGAKSDIALLEALRGMDPRDAGLATQIVYGVLRRRAQLDWLIRQASARPLEKLDPAVLRALRMGAFQLRFLDRVPRHAAVDESVELVKQGRKPQAAGFVNAVLRRLPPLPEHWPGEELEFSMPAWLLEKWKRTLGEEDARLAARAALEEPDPGVRDGRSMDAGAQSIVPLLELRPGERFLDVCAAPGNKTLQALESGVKAVACDASLARLRAFLAPCPRVQADAARGLPFGPVFDKILVDAPCSGTGTLGRNPEIRWRVSPRELARQSQRQEAILREALQCLKPGGRLVYSTCSLEPEENEQVVLRAAARRVKRMVLRVPGRDPGDGFFAAVIE, from the coding sequence GTGAGCCCCGCCCGCCGAGCGGCGTTTGATGTTCTGGCCCGCGTCGAGCGCGGAGCCAAGTCCGACATCGCCCTGCTGGAGGCGCTGCGCGGCATGGACCCGCGCGACGCCGGGCTCGCCACGCAGATCGTCTACGGAGTGCTCCGTCGCCGGGCGCAGCTCGATTGGCTGATCCGTCAGGCATCCGCGCGCCCTCTGGAGAAGCTCGATCCGGCCGTCCTCCGCGCCCTGCGCATGGGCGCGTTCCAGCTCCGCTTCCTCGACCGCGTCCCGCGCCACGCCGCGGTGGACGAGTCCGTCGAACTGGTCAAGCAGGGCCGTAAACCGCAGGCCGCAGGCTTCGTCAACGCCGTCCTCCGGCGGCTCCCTCCGCTGCCGGAGCACTGGCCCGGCGAAGAACTCGAGTTCTCCATGCCCGCCTGGCTGCTGGAAAAGTGGAAACGCACTCTGGGAGAGGAAGACGCGCGCCTTGCAGCGCGCGCCGCCCTCGAGGAGCCCGACCCGGGCGTGCGGGATGGCCGCTCTATGGACGCCGGCGCGCAGTCCATCGTCCCGCTGCTCGAGCTCCGCCCCGGCGAGCGCTTTCTCGACGTCTGCGCCGCTCCGGGCAACAAGACGCTCCAGGCGCTGGAATCCGGCGTGAAAGCCGTGGCCTGCGACGCGAGCCTCGCCCGCCTGCGCGCGTTCCTCGCCCCGTGCCCCCGCGTGCAGGCCGACGCCGCCCGCGGACTGCCTTTCGGCCCCGTATTCGACAAGATCCTGGTCGACGCGCCCTGCTCCGGTACCGGTACGCTCGGGCGCAACCCCGAGATCCGGTGGCGCGTCTCTCCTCGAGAACTCGCACGCCAGTCGCAACGGCAGGAAGCCATCCTGCGCGAAGCGCTGCAGTGCCTGAAGCCCGGCGGCAGGCTCGTGTACTCCACCTGCTCGCTTGAGCCGGAGGAGAACGAACAGGTGGTTCTGCGGGCCGCTGCCAGGCGCGTGAAACGCATGGTGCTCCGCGTCCCGGGCCGCGATCCCGGCGATGGCTTTTTCGCCGCCGTGATAGAGTGA
- a CDS encoding inorganic phosphate transporter yields the protein MDSALLLVSFIVFVALVFDFINGFHDAANSVATIVATHVLSPFQAVLWAAFWNFIAAVPLLFFHEAGVAKTVGAGMVDIRLVTEMVVLAGLIGAIFWNLFTWYYGLPSSSSHALIGGYAGATMAKVAATRGIGSTFDAIVPSGWISTVAFIFIAPMIGLALGYVLMVMVFWMFRHSSPRKMDRWFRRLQLVSSGLFSYSHGANDAQKTMGIITSVLVAAGYLKEFDVQWWVVLSAHAAIALGTMSGGWRIVHTMGARLTRLKPRGGFCAETAGAIAILFPTYLKVPVSTTHVITGAIAGVGSIQRLKAVRWGLATNILWAWVLTIPMSALVGAFSFLLIYWLTGRA from the coding sequence ATGGACTCCGCCCTCCTGCTGGTCTCCTTCATCGTCTTCGTAGCGCTCGTCTTTGATTTCATCAACGGATTCCACGACGCGGCCAATTCCGTGGCGACGATCGTCGCCACGCATGTTCTGTCACCTTTCCAGGCGGTGCTGTGGGCGGCTTTCTGGAACTTCATCGCCGCGGTGCCGCTGCTGTTCTTTCATGAGGCGGGGGTGGCGAAGACCGTCGGGGCGGGCATGGTGGACATCAGGCTCGTCACCGAGATGGTGGTGCTTGCCGGGCTGATCGGGGCGATCTTCTGGAACCTGTTCACCTGGTATTACGGGCTGCCCTCGAGCTCTTCCCACGCGCTGATCGGCGGCTACGCGGGCGCGACGATGGCCAAGGTGGCGGCGACGCGCGGCATCGGATCGACGTTCGACGCGATCGTGCCCTCCGGATGGATCTCCACGGTGGCGTTCATCTTCATCGCTCCCATGATCGGTCTGGCGCTTGGCTACGTGCTGATGGTGATGGTGTTCTGGATGTTCCGGCACTCGTCGCCACGGAAGATGGACCGCTGGTTCCGGCGGCTGCAGCTGGTCAGCTCCGGGCTGTTCAGCTACTCGCACGGCGCCAACGACGCGCAGAAGACGATGGGCATCATCACGAGCGTGCTGGTGGCAGCCGGGTACCTGAAAGAGTTCGACGTGCAGTGGTGGGTGGTGCTGTCTGCGCACGCGGCGATTGCGCTGGGAACGATGAGCGGCGGATGGCGGATCGTGCACACGATGGGCGCGCGCCTCACGCGGCTGAAGCCGAGAGGGGGCTTCTGCGCGGAGACGGCCGGAGCAATCGCCATTCTTTTCCCGACGTATCTGAAAGTTCCCGTCTCCACCACGCACGTCATCACCGGCGCAATCGCGGGCGTCGGCTCCATCCAGCGGCTGAAGGCCGTGCGGTGGGGACTGGCGACCAACATTCTGTGGGCGTGGGTGCTCACCATTCCCATGTCGGCGCTGGTGGGCGCGTTCAGCTTCCTGCTGATCTACTGGCTGACCGGCCGCGCGTAG
- a CDS encoding ribulose-phosphate 3-epimerase produces MFEILPSLLAADFTRIGEQLEQVASAGARMLHFDVMDGHFVPNISFGLPVLESLRSRTRLQFDVHLMITDADSYAPRFVEAGADLVSVHVEACPHIDRTIRAIQAEGARAGAVLNPATPISTLEHVLPLVDYVLLMSVNPGYGGQKFIPYVLDKVRALREWRSRLGLGFAIEIDGGVTLDNVGMVAEAGVDWVVAGTSVLGAADPAQALAAMRQAAEKALARRA; encoded by the coding sequence ATGTTCGAGATTCTTCCCTCCCTGCTGGCGGCGGACTTCACGCGCATCGGCGAACAGCTGGAACAGGTGGCGTCGGCCGGCGCCCGCATGCTGCACTTCGACGTGATGGACGGCCATTTCGTCCCCAACATTTCCTTTGGCCTTCCGGTGCTCGAATCGCTCCGCAGCAGAACCCGCCTCCAGTTCGACGTGCACCTGATGATCACGGACGCCGACTCGTACGCGCCCCGCTTCGTCGAAGCCGGCGCCGATCTGGTCTCGGTTCACGTCGAAGCCTGCCCCCACATCGACCGCACCATCCGCGCCATCCAGGCCGAAGGCGCCCGCGCCGGCGCGGTCCTCAATCCGGCAACTCCCATCTCCACGCTCGAGCACGTCCTGCCTCTGGTCGACTACGTCCTGCTGATGAGCGTCAACCCCGGCTATGGCGGCCAGAAGTTCATCCCGTATGTGCTGGACAAGGTGCGCGCCCTGCGCGAGTGGCGCTCGCGGCTCGGCCTCGGGTTCGCCATCGAGATCGACGGCGGCGTGACGTTGGATAATGTAGGTATGGTGGCGGAGGCCGGCGTTGACTGGGTGGTCGCCGGCACAAGCGTCCTGGGCGCGGCTGATCCTGCACAGGCTCTGGCGGCCATGCGGCAGGCGGCGGAAAAGGCTCTCGCCCGGCGCGCCTGA